A genomic region of Luteibacter aegosomatissinici contains the following coding sequences:
- a CDS encoding gamma-butyrobetaine hydroxylase-like domain-containing protein: MNRPRPLDITLHQASRVLEVSFDNGEHFRLPYEYLRVNSPSAEVQGHGKGQKVLVAGKRDVGVTAIEPTGHYGILIRFDDGHATGIFGWDTLYDLGRTHDTVWPAYLAELEAKGLSR; the protein is encoded by the coding sequence ATGAACCGCCCGCGCCCCCTCGATATCACCCTGCACCAGGCCTCGCGCGTCCTCGAGGTCAGTTTCGATAACGGCGAGCATTTCCGGCTGCCCTACGAATACCTGCGGGTGAACTCACCCAGTGCCGAGGTGCAAGGCCACGGCAAGGGCCAGAAGGTGCTGGTGGCGGGCAAGAGAGATGTTGGCGTCACCGCCATCGAGCCCACCGGCCACTACGGCATCCTCATTCGCTTCGACGACGGCCACGCGACCGGCATCTTCGGTTGGGACACGCTGTACGACCTCGGCCGCACCCACGACACCGTGTGGCCCGCCTACCTCGCCGAGCTCGAGGCCAAGGGCCTTTCCCGCTGA
- the aroE gene encoding shikimate dehydrogenase, which produces MSAEAPRFAVFGHPIAHSLSPEIHGAFAKQLGIRLEYTTIDAAPADFDAAVRQFFAQGGVGANVTLPHKHAAFALADERSEAAVRTGVANTLTRLPDGRIAAHNTDGGGFVRDITERHGFDLRGHDALLLGAGGAAKAVAWALMDAGVQTLTIVNRTPERADEIADAIGEPARCHTRYWDGLAGECFDLVVNATSIGVTGGDFDLPMSIVQEHSTAYDLCYGAAAAGFKGWAVAAGVRPDWFRDGLGMLVEQAADAFERWHGQRPDTDPVYRELRQRY; this is translated from the coding sequence ATGAGCGCTGAAGCGCCACGTTTCGCCGTATTCGGTCATCCCATCGCCCATTCGTTGTCGCCGGAGATCCATGGCGCGTTCGCGAAGCAGCTGGGCATTCGCCTCGAATACACGACGATCGACGCCGCGCCGGCCGATTTCGACGCCGCCGTGCGCCAGTTCTTCGCCCAGGGTGGCGTCGGCGCCAATGTGACCCTGCCGCACAAGCACGCCGCCTTTGCGCTGGCCGATGAGCGTAGTGAAGCCGCTGTGCGCACGGGCGTGGCCAACACCCTCACCCGCCTGCCGGATGGGCGCATCGCCGCGCACAACACCGATGGGGGTGGCTTCGTGCGTGATATCACCGAGCGCCATGGCTTCGACCTGCGCGGCCACGATGCCCTGTTGCTGGGTGCGGGCGGCGCGGCCAAGGCCGTGGCATGGGCCCTCATGGATGCTGGCGTGCAGACGCTGACCATCGTGAACCGCACACCGGAGCGCGCCGACGAGATCGCCGATGCGATCGGCGAGCCGGCCCGCTGCCACACCCGTTACTGGGATGGCCTGGCTGGCGAGTGCTTCGACCTGGTGGTCAATGCCACCTCCATCGGTGTGACGGGCGGCGATTTCGACCTGCCGATGTCCATTGTCCAGGAGCATTCCACGGCGTACGACCTCTGCTACGGCGCCGCCGCTGCGGGCTTCAAGGGTTGGGCCGTCGCCGCCGGCGTGCGCCCCGACTGGTTCCGCGACGGCCTGGGCATGCTGGTGGAACAGGCCGCCGACGCGTTTGAACGCTGGCACGGCCAGCGCCCGGACACCGACCCGGTGTACCGGGAGCTTCGCCAGCGCTACTAG
- a CDS encoding lipocalin family protein, with the protein MSRFPAILLLMAGVAATGCAADAPLKTVDHVDLPRYMGTWYVIGTIPNMFERGKVATADEYRLRPDGTIDNWFHYRKGFDQPAKRWHGTAWLPDPRDASRWKVQLLWPFRSDYSILALSDDYRVSMVGLPSRKLLWVLAKDPVIDDAVYRRLLELAREQGYPVHQMRKVPQRPEDDGKPGYL; encoded by the coding sequence ATGAGCCGCTTTCCCGCCATCTTGCTTCTCATGGCCGGTGTCGCCGCCACGGGCTGCGCGGCCGATGCGCCGCTGAAAACCGTGGACCACGTGGACCTGCCCCGCTACATGGGCACCTGGTACGTGATCGGCACCATCCCCAACATGTTCGAGCGGGGCAAGGTGGCCACGGCCGATGAATACCGGCTGCGCCCCGACGGCACCATCGATAACTGGTTCCATTACCGCAAGGGTTTCGACCAGCCCGCGAAACGCTGGCACGGTACGGCGTGGCTGCCCGACCCCAGGGACGCCAGCCGCTGGAAGGTGCAATTGCTGTGGCCGTTCCGCTCCGATTACTCGATCCTGGCCCTTTCCGATGATTACCGGGTCAGCATGGTCGGCCTGCCCTCGCGCAAGCTGTTGTGGGTACTGGCCAAGGATCCCGTCATCGACGATGCCGTCTACCGCCGGCTGCTCGAGCTGGCGCGCGAGCAGGGCTACCCGGTGCACCAGATGCGCAAAGTGCCGCAGCGCCCGGAAGACGACGGCAAGCCGGGATACCTCTAG
- a CDS encoding DUF484 family protein, with product MTDTAIDGDIKPATVASYLRRHPGFLTDYPDLASELTLPGANGAAASLSVHQLRVLRDKNAQLETRLRELSTIAGENEALMRRVHGLMLALLGATDIEETVRNVVRRLTDDFHSERVRLVFFGDLAGLPDEPWLLREPRGTAGLPEFASFLQHNDPVAGRLAPDKLHRLFGDAAPDVRSAALMRVGADALLAIGSADADRFHPGMGTLFLDMISTTVGSAIERARKAA from the coding sequence ATGACCGATACCGCGATCGACGGCGACATCAAGCCAGCCACCGTGGCGTCGTACCTGCGGCGGCACCCCGGGTTCCTCACCGATTACCCCGACCTGGCCAGCGAGCTCACGCTCCCCGGCGCGAACGGAGCGGCGGCGTCACTTTCCGTCCACCAGCTTCGGGTCCTTCGCGACAAGAACGCCCAGTTGGAAACCCGCCTGCGTGAGCTGTCCACCATTGCGGGGGAGAACGAGGCGCTGATGCGCCGCGTGCATGGCCTGATGCTGGCGTTGCTTGGCGCCACGGACATTGAGGAGACCGTGCGTAACGTCGTGCGCCGCCTCACCGATGATTTCCACTCGGAGCGCGTGCGCCTGGTGTTCTTCGGCGACCTGGCCGGGTTGCCGGATGAGCCCTGGCTGCTGCGTGAGCCGCGTGGCACCGCCGGGCTACCCGAGTTCGCGTCGTTCCTGCAGCACAACGACCCGGTGGCAGGCCGCCTGGCACCGGACAAGCTGCACCGCCTGTTCGGCGATGCCGCACCCGATGTGCGCTCCGCCGCGCTCATGCGGGTGGGCGCGGATGCGTTGCTGGCGATCGGCAGCGCCGATGCGGATCGCTTCCACCCTGGCATGGGCACGCTGTTCCTGGACATGATCTCCACCACCGTCGGCTCGGCGATCGAACGGGCCCGGAAGGCGGCGTGA
- the lptM gene encoding LPS translocon maturation chaperone LptM yields the protein MRRLILPLVLACAAAASLEGCGQKGDLFMPPPPAPGTTAKPAAAAPQGHTGQTLQDATSPHVEPARASTVDSPAPVSTSLSPYDPIIHQ from the coding sequence ATGCGCCGACTGATCCTGCCCCTTGTCCTCGCTTGCGCCGCCGCGGCCAGCCTTGAAGGCTGCGGCCAGAAGGGCGACCTGTTCATGCCGCCGCCGCCCGCGCCCGGTACCACGGCCAAACCGGCGGCCGCCGCCCCGCAGGGCCACACGGGCCAGACGCTGCAGGACGCCACCAGCCCCCACGTCGAGCCAGCCCGCGCATCGACCGTGGATTCGCCGGCGCCGGTCAGCACCTCGCTGTCGCCGTACGATCCGATCATCCACCAGTAA
- the hslU gene encoding ATP-dependent protease ATPase subunit HslU — protein MSELTPREIVNELDRYIVGQQDAKRAVAIALRNRWRRMQLEPGMREEVTPKNILMIGPTGVGKTEIARRLATLANAPFVKVEATKFTEVGYVGKDVESIIRDLADVSYKLVRDQAKGRVASQAEDAAEDRLLDALLPRRQPSGWDDTGASAPAIENDTRQKLRKQLREGALDDREIELDFAMNVGVEIMTPPGMEEMSQQLGKMFQNLGGQKSQKRKMTIRQARPLLIEEEAGKLINDDELRTRAVDSAEQNGIVFIDEIDKVAQRSEWGGAGVSREGVQRDLLPLVEGSTVSTKYGPIKTDHILFIASGAFSLAKPSDLIPELQGRLPIRVELNALSVDDFKRILREPNNALTKQYVALLNTEGVSLDFTDTGVDRLADVAFQVNERTENIGARRLHTVMERLLERISFEAADKSGEKYVIDAEYVDKNLSSLVKDEDLSRYIL, from the coding sequence ATGTCTGAACTGACTCCCCGCGAAATCGTCAACGAACTCGACCGCTACATCGTCGGCCAGCAGGACGCGAAGCGCGCCGTGGCCATCGCCTTGCGCAACCGGTGGCGCCGCATGCAGCTGGAACCGGGCATGCGCGAAGAGGTCACCCCGAAAAACATCCTGATGATCGGCCCTACCGGCGTGGGCAAGACCGAAATCGCCCGCCGCCTGGCCACACTGGCCAACGCGCCGTTCGTCAAGGTCGAGGCCACCAAGTTCACCGAAGTGGGCTATGTCGGCAAGGATGTGGAGTCGATCATCCGCGATCTTGCCGATGTCTCGTACAAGCTGGTCCGCGACCAGGCGAAGGGCCGCGTGGCGAGCCAGGCCGAGGATGCCGCCGAGGATCGCCTGCTCGATGCCTTGCTGCCGCGACGCCAGCCCTCGGGCTGGGATGACACGGGTGCCTCTGCGCCGGCCATCGAGAACGACACCCGCCAGAAGCTGCGCAAGCAGCTGCGCGAAGGTGCCCTGGATGATCGCGAGATCGAGCTGGATTTCGCCATGAACGTGGGCGTGGAAATCATGACCCCGCCGGGCATGGAGGAGATGAGCCAGCAGCTGGGCAAGATGTTCCAGAACCTGGGCGGCCAGAAGTCGCAGAAGCGGAAGATGACCATCCGCCAGGCCCGCCCGCTGCTGATCGAGGAAGAAGCCGGCAAGCTGATCAACGACGACGAACTGCGCACCCGCGCCGTGGATAGCGCCGAGCAGAACGGCATCGTCTTCATCGACGAGATCGACAAGGTGGCCCAGCGCTCCGAATGGGGCGGCGCCGGCGTCAGCCGCGAGGGCGTGCAGCGCGACCTGCTGCCGCTGGTCGAGGGGTCCACCGTCTCGACCAAGTACGGCCCGATCAAGACCGACCACATCCTGTTTATCGCGTCGGGCGCATTCTCGCTGGCCAAGCCCTCCGACCTGATCCCCGAACTGCAGGGCCGCCTGCCCATCCGCGTGGAGCTGAACGCGCTTTCCGTGGACGATTTCAAGCGAATCTTGCGCGAGCCGAACAACGCGCTGACCAAGCAATATGTTGCACTGCTCAATACCGAGGGCGTGTCCCTGGACTTCACCGACACGGGCGTGGACCGCCTTGCCGACGTGGCCTTCCAGGTCAACGAGCGGACCGAGAACATCGGGGCGCGGCGCCTGCATACGGTCATGGAGCGCCTGCTGGAGCGGATCTCGTTCGAAGCAGCTGACAAATCCGGCGAAAAATACGTGATCGACGCCGAATATGTCGATAAAAACCTGTCTTCGCTCGTGAAGGACGAGGACCTCAGCCGTTACATCCTGTGA
- the hslV gene encoding ATP-dependent protease subunit HslV has product MESMHATTIVCVRRGDKVVIGSDGQVTLGNTVMKSNARKVRRLGKGDVLAGFAGATADAFTLFELFEEKLVKHGYNLTRAAVEMAKEWRTDRRLGRLEAMLAVADKEASLILSGNGDVLEPEHGLIAIGSGGPYAQSAALALLENTDMDARTIAEKALKIAGDICIYTNHNVSIEEL; this is encoded by the coding sequence ATGGAATCGATGCACGCAACGACCATCGTCTGCGTCCGCCGCGGCGACAAGGTCGTCATCGGCAGCGACGGCCAGGTCACCCTTGGCAACACCGTCATGAAGTCGAACGCCCGCAAGGTGCGCCGCCTGGGCAAGGGCGACGTGCTGGCCGGGTTCGCCGGCGCCACTGCCGATGCCTTCACGCTCTTCGAGCTGTTCGAGGAGAAGCTGGTCAAGCACGGCTACAACCTCACCCGCGCCGCCGTGGAAATGGCCAAGGAATGGCGCACCGACCGCCGGCTGGGCCGCCTCGAGGCCATGCTGGCCGTGGCCGACAAGGAAGCCTCGCTCATCCTCTCCGGCAACGGCGACGTGCTCGAACCCGAGCACGGCCTGATCGCCATCGGTTCCGGTGGCCCCTACGCGCAGTCCGCCGCGCTGGCCCTGCTGGAGAATACCGATATGGATGCCCGCACGATCGCCGAAAAAGCGCTCAAGATCGCTGGCGATATCTGCATCTATACCAATCACAACGTTTCGATCGAAGAGCTCTGA
- a CDS encoding tyrosine recombinase XerC, translating to MSPREAVEAFLRHFAAERAPSAHTLAAYRRDLEKLLRFMEADGLESFDGLSPERLRTMIAREHRGSGKGKNDGLQPASLQRLLSACRSLFRYLSREGQLAHDPAAAVRGPKVRRKLPVVLDADEAKELVETNLGGTLAPRDSAMMELFYSSGLRLAELCGLRWGDLDLDEGLVRVLGKGNKTRILPVGRFAIAALRGLATLGGAGPEMAVFKGREGGPISPRTVQARLAKLSSGHAKRVHPHMLRHTFASHMLESSGDLRSVQELLGHADIATTQIYTHLDFQHLARVYDAAHPRAKRKTTKP from the coding sequence GTGAGTCCGCGCGAGGCCGTCGAGGCCTTCCTGCGCCACTTCGCCGCCGAGCGGGCGCCCTCGGCGCATACGCTGGCCGCTTACCGGCGTGATCTGGAAAAGCTGCTTCGGTTTATGGAAGCCGATGGCCTGGAGTCATTCGACGGCCTGAGTCCCGAGCGTCTGCGCACCATGATCGCGCGTGAGCACCGGGGAAGCGGCAAGGGCAAGAACGACGGCCTGCAACCCGCCAGCCTGCAGCGACTGCTTTCCGCCTGCCGCAGCCTGTTCCGCTACCTCAGCCGCGAAGGCCAGCTCGCACACGACCCCGCCGCCGCGGTACGGGGGCCCAAGGTCCGCCGCAAGTTACCCGTGGTGCTGGATGCCGATGAGGCCAAGGAACTGGTGGAAACCAACCTGGGCGGCACCCTGGCCCCACGCGACAGCGCCATGATGGAACTGTTCTATTCCAGCGGGCTGCGCCTGGCTGAACTGTGTGGCCTGCGCTGGGGCGACCTGGACCTGGACGAGGGCCTGGTACGGGTGCTGGGCAAGGGCAACAAGACCCGCATCCTGCCGGTAGGTCGGTTTGCCATCGCGGCCTTGCGTGGCCTTGCCACGCTGGGCGGTGCCGGGCCGGAGATGGCCGTGTTCAAAGGCCGCGAGGGCGGCCCGATCAGTCCCCGAACCGTGCAGGCCCGGTTGGCCAAGCTATCGAGCGGCCATGCGAAGCGGGTGCATCCCCACATGCTTCGTCACACGTTCGCGAGCCACATGCTGGAATCCTCGGGCGACCTTCGATCCGTCCAGGAGTTGCTCGGCCACGCCGATATCGCCACCACGCAGATCTACACCCACCTGGATTTCCAGCACCTGGCCAGGGTGTACGACGCCGCCCACCCGCGGGCGAAGCGAAAGACGACAAAGCCCTGA
- a CDS encoding RimK family protein, translating into MSRLVIVVEKASDWGSYYPSADVVSAMDYLREPVGGDDERTHVINLCRSYKYLGTGYYVSLLAEARGHKVIPSVRTVNDLRRRSLYGLQIDDLNEKLENFLPAGGRDTTDFGVLVYFGETAFPDLQDLARQIFDHFPCPLMRIEFERERFWQISSVKPVGLHTLDDAQEDAFAAALEKFSRKIWRRPRARKQYRYDIAMLVDPNESMPPSNKKALKHFIEAGKHLGIDVDPIGKNDYQRLAEYDGLFIRETTASDNHTYRFAHRAEREGMVVMDDPTSILRCTNKIFLNDLMVSRKLATPKTEILYRDDIRRLRELPERLGLPIVLKIPDGSFSRGVVKVESAEALEKAASELFSHSALLIAQEYLYTEFDWRIGVLNHEPLYACQYFMSRGHWQIYNHGAKGTAKSGGFRTVPVREAPSDVVKLALKATQTIGDGLYGVDLKQVNERPVVIEVNDNPSIDAGVEDAYLGEDLYLRIMQEFLRRLELKRLGIQP; encoded by the coding sequence ATGAGCCGGCTCGTCATCGTCGTGGAAAAGGCCTCGGACTGGGGCTCGTATTACCCGTCCGCCGATGTCGTCAGCGCCATGGATTACCTCCGCGAACCCGTTGGCGGGGATGACGAGCGCACCCACGTCATCAACCTCTGCCGCAGCTACAAATACCTCGGTACGGGTTATTACGTGTCGCTGCTTGCCGAAGCCCGTGGGCATAAGGTCATTCCCTCGGTTCGCACGGTGAACGACCTGCGCCGCCGTTCGCTTTATGGCCTGCAGATCGATGACCTGAACGAAAAGCTGGAGAACTTCCTGCCCGCCGGCGGCCGTGACACCACCGATTTCGGCGTGCTCGTGTACTTCGGTGAAACCGCGTTCCCCGATCTGCAGGATCTTGCGAGGCAGATCTTCGATCACTTCCCGTGCCCGCTCATGCGCATCGAATTCGAGCGGGAACGTTTCTGGCAGATCTCGTCCGTGAAGCCGGTGGGCCTGCATACGCTGGACGATGCGCAGGAAGACGCCTTCGCTGCGGCGCTGGAGAAATTCTCGCGGAAGATCTGGCGTCGCCCACGTGCGCGCAAACAGTACCGTTATGACATCGCGATGCTGGTGGACCCCAACGAGTCCATGCCGCCGTCAAACAAGAAGGCGCTCAAGCATTTCATCGAAGCGGGGAAACATCTCGGCATCGACGTGGATCCGATCGGCAAGAACGACTACCAGCGGCTTGCCGAATACGATGGCCTGTTCATTCGCGAGACGACGGCGAGCGATAATCACACCTACCGCTTCGCCCACCGTGCCGAGCGCGAAGGCATGGTGGTGATGGATGACCCGACCTCCATTCTGCGCTGCACGAATAAGATCTTCCTCAACGATCTGATGGTGTCGCGCAAGCTCGCGACGCCGAAGACCGAGATCCTTTACCGCGACGATATCCGCCGCCTGCGCGAATTACCCGAGCGCCTGGGTTTGCCGATCGTGCTGAAGATTCCCGACGGGTCGTTCTCGCGCGGCGTGGTGAAAGTGGAATCGGCCGAGGCGCTGGAGAAAGCGGCAAGTGAGCTGTTTTCGCACAGCGCCCTGCTTATTGCGCAGGAATATCTTTACACGGAATTCGACTGGCGCATCGGCGTGCTGAACCACGAGCCACTGTATGCCTGCCAGTACTTCATGTCGCGCGGGCATTGGCAGATCTATAACCATGGCGCGAAGGGCACCGCGAAATCCGGTGGCTTCCGCACCGTGCCCGTGCGCGAGGCGCCGTCGGATGTGGTGAAGCTGGCGCTGAAAGCCACGCAGACCATCGGTGATGGGCTGTACGGCGTGGATCTGAAGCAGGTGAATGAACGGCCGGTGGTGATCGAGGTCAACGACAACCCTTCGATTGACGCGGGTGTGGAAGACGCTTATCTGGGCGAGGACCTCTACCTGCGAATCATGCAGGAGTTCCTGCGGCGCCTGGAGCTGAAGCGGTTAGGCATCCAGCCCTGA
- a CDS encoding GNAT family N-acetyltransferase: MRPPPVTAAVRVRRAEVSDLDDLVALEEATFDTDRLSRAQYRKHLDSETAQVLVASANHRRFLGTAVVFYRKGTTVARLYSIATKPQARGKGVGSALIEAAEDAARARGCRALRLEVRKDNQVAIRLYERMGYHRIGEYAKYYGDGADALRLEKSL; the protein is encoded by the coding sequence ATGCGTCCACCCCCGGTAACCGCCGCGGTACGCGTCCGTCGCGCCGAGGTCAGTGACCTCGACGACCTGGTCGCCCTCGAAGAGGCGACCTTCGACACCGACCGCCTGAGTCGCGCCCAGTACCGCAAGCATCTCGACAGTGAAACCGCGCAGGTGCTCGTGGCCAGTGCGAACCATCGCCGCTTCCTTGGCACCGCCGTGGTGTTCTATCGCAAGGGAACCACCGTGGCCCGCCTGTATTCCATTGCCACGAAGCCGCAGGCACGCGGCAAGGGCGTGGGTTCGGCACTGATCGAGGCCGCCGAGGATGCCGCGCGTGCCCGAGGCTGCCGGGCATTGCGCCTGGAGGTCAGGAAAGACAACCAGGTAGCCATTCGCCTGTACGAGCGCATGGGCTACCACCGCATCGGCGAGTATGCGAAGTACTACGGCGATGGCGCGGATGCGCTGCGCCTGGAAAAGTCGCTTTGA
- the dapF gene encoding diaminopimelate epimerase: MPSRFTKMHGIGNDFVIVDWREDAGRVPNAARIKAMADRHTGIGFDQLISIEPPRDPSCEFYYGIWNSDGSPSGQCGNGVRCVAAWLYRDGVIERDVPVRLESPSGPVVVRVLDESTVTVDMGEPDFTPAHIPLDHAPHATYTLHVDGEEVSFGAVSMGNPHGVVFVDDLADPRIERLGPLLTNHPIFPQGANIGFVQRTTADQLKLRVHERGSGWTRACGTGACAAAAVSQALGLAAPVVAVALPGGELTIEWHGPGHTLWMTGPAAFVFEGEV, encoded by the coding sequence ATGCCGTCGCGCTTCACCAAGATGCATGGGATCGGCAACGACTTCGTGATCGTGGATTGGCGCGAGGACGCCGGGCGCGTACCCAACGCCGCCCGGATCAAGGCGATGGCCGATCGGCATACCGGCATCGGTTTCGACCAGCTGATCAGCATCGAGCCACCTCGCGATCCTTCCTGCGAGTTCTACTACGGCATCTGGAACTCGGACGGCTCGCCTTCAGGGCAGTGCGGTAACGGCGTGCGCTGCGTGGCCGCCTGGCTCTATCGCGATGGTGTCATCGAACGCGATGTGCCGGTGCGTCTTGAAAGCCCATCGGGCCCCGTCGTGGTGCGCGTGCTGGATGAAAGCACCGTTACCGTGGATATGGGCGAGCCTGACTTCACCCCGGCACATATCCCGCTCGACCACGCGCCCCATGCCACCTACACGCTGCACGTGGATGGCGAGGAAGTGAGCTTTGGCGCCGTCTCCATGGGCAACCCGCATGGCGTCGTCTTCGTCGATGACCTGGCCGATCCGCGCATTGAACGCCTGGGGCCGCTGCTCACGAACCACCCGATCTTCCCGCAGGGGGCCAATATCGGCTTTGTCCAGCGCACCACCGCCGATCAACTGAAGCTGCGCGTGCATGAGCGCGGCAGTGGCTGGACTCGCGCCTGTGGCACGGGGGCCTGCGCCGCCGCGGCGGTATCACAGGCGCTTGGCCTGGCCGCACCGGTCGTGGCCGTGGCACTGCCCGGCGGCGAACTCACCATCGAATGGCACGGCCCGGGGCATACCCTGTGGATGACCGGCCCGGCCGCATTCGTTTTTGAAGGCGAGGTGTGA